In one window of Romboutsia hominis DNA:
- the lysS gene encoding lysine--tRNA ligase: MNNDQQMNNDQTQEELSEVLQIRRDKLAKLQEMGRDPFHQSRYDRTTNSMEIKNNFEEFKGKVVRIAGRIMSKRLQGKAGFIDIQDQDGRIQCYVRLDRIGEEEYAIFSTYDIGDIIGLEGEVFKTKKEEISVKANEVVLLSKSLQILPEKYHGLKDQDLRYRQRYVDLIVNPEVKDAFLTRTKALKALRSFLDERGFLEVETPILNTIAGGANARPFITHHNTLDIPMYMRIANELYLKRLIVGGFDKVYEMGRMFRNEGMSIKHNPEYTAIELYQAYADYTDMMDITENVIAYMAEAATGSMKVNYQGTEIDFTPPWRRMTMEDCVKEYTGVDFSKIDTDEEALAVAKEKGIEITPGMRRGEVINAMFEEFGEDKLIQPTFITHHPVEVSPLAKRNVEDPRKTDRFEAFANKWELANAFSELNDPIDQKERFMDQLRKKELGDDEACDMDEDFVNALEVGLPPTGGLGIGIDRVMMLLTNSPSIRDVILFPTMKPIDNSTSNKADEE, translated from the coding sequence ATGAATAATGATCAACAAATGAATAATGATCAAACTCAAGAAGAACTTAGTGAAGTTCTTCAAATAAGAAGAGATAAGTTAGCTAAGCTACAAGAAATGGGAAGAGATCCTTTCCACCAAAGTAGATATGACAGAACTACTAACTCTATGGAAATAAAAAATAACTTTGAAGAATTTAAAGGAAAAGTAGTTAGAATAGCTGGACGTATAATGAGTAAGAGACTTCAAGGTAAAGCAGGATTCATCGATATACAAGATCAAGATGGAAGAATACAATGCTACGTTAGACTTGATAGAATAGGTGAAGAAGAGTATGCTATATTCTCTACATATGATATAGGAGATATAATAGGGCTTGAAGGTGAAGTATTCAAGACTAAAAAAGAAGAAATCTCTGTAAAAGCAAATGAAGTTGTTTTATTATCTAAATCACTTCAAATATTACCAGAAAAATATCATGGATTAAAAGACCAAGATTTAAGATATAGACAAAGATATGTTGACTTAATAGTTAACCCAGAAGTTAAAGATGCTTTCTTAACTAGAACTAAAGCATTAAAAGCTTTAAGATCTTTCCTAGATGAAAGAGGATTCTTAGAAGTTGAAACACCAATATTAAATACTATAGCTGGTGGGGCTAATGCTAGACCTTTCATAACTCATCACAATACACTAGATATACCTATGTACATGAGAATTGCCAACGAATTATACTTAAAGAGACTTATAGTTGGTGGATTTGATAAAGTATACGAAATGGGTAGAATGTTTAGAAATGAAGGTATGTCTATAAAGCATAACCCAGAGTATACTGCTATAGAATTATACCAAGCTTATGCAGATTACACAGATATGATGGATATAACTGAAAATGTTATAGCTTATATGGCTGAAGCTGCTACAGGAAGCATGAAGGTAAATTATCAAGGAACTGAAATAGACTTCACTCCTCCATGGAGAAGAATGACTATGGAAGACTGTGTTAAAGAATATACTGGTGTAGATTTCTCAAAAATAGACACAGATGAAGAGGCTTTAGCAGTTGCTAAAGAAAAAGGAATAGAAATAACTCCTGGAATGAGAAGAGGAGAAGTTATAAATGCAATGTTCGAAGAATTTGGAGAAGATAAGTTAATCCAACCTACATTTATAACTCACCATCCAGTTGAAGTATCTCCACTTGCTAAGAGAAATGTAGAAGATCCAAGAAAAACAGATAGATTCGAAGCATTCGCAAATAAGTGGGAATTAGCTAACGCATTCTCTGAGTTAAATGATCCAATAGATCAAAAAGAAAGATTTATGGACCAATTAAGAAAGAAAGAATTAGGAGATGACGAAGCTTGTGATATGGATGAAGATTTCGTAAATGCTCTAGAAGTAGGTCTTCCTCCAACTGGTGGATTAGGAATAGGTATAGATAGAGTTATGATGTTATTAACAAATTCTCCATCTATAAGAGACGTAATTTTATTCCCAACAATGAAACCAATAGATAACTCTACAAGCAACAAAGCAGACGAAGAATAG
- the greA gene encoding transcription elongation factor GreA, translating to MEDKKEILLTQEGFDKLEEEVEFLKTVRRREVADRIKVAISFGDISENSEYDEAKNEQAQVEERIMKLESMIRRAVIIDESQIDVNVVTIGSIVKVNDVEFDEEVEYTIVGSAEADPYEGRISNESPVGKALLGRTIGDVVEVQVPDGVAKFEILEIKR from the coding sequence ATGGAAGATAAGAAAGAAATACTGTTAACTCAAGAAGGATTCGATAAGTTAGAGGAAGAAGTAGAGTTTTTAAAAACTGTAAGAAGAAGAGAAGTTGCTGATAGAATAAAGGTAGCTATATCTTTTGGAGATATATCTGAAAACTCTGAGTATGATGAAGCTAAGAATGAGCAAGCTCAAGTTGAAGAGAGAATAATGAAGTTAGAAAGTATGATAAGAAGAGCTGTTATCATAGATGAAAGTCAAATAGATGTTAATGTTGTTACTATAGGTTCAATAGTTAAAGTAAACGATGTTGAATTTGATGAAGAAGTTGAATATACAATAGTAGGTTCAGCAGAAGCAGACCCATATGAAGGAAGAATATCAAATGAATCTCCTGTAGGAAAAGCTCTTTTAGGAAGAACTATAGGAGATGTTGTAGAAGTACAAGTACCAGACGGAGTTGCTAAGTTTGAAATATTAGAAATAAAAAGATAA
- the dusB gene encoding tRNA dihydrouridine synthase DusB, whose amino-acid sequence MKIGNLELENKVFLSPMAGVTDLPFRLICKEQNCGMLYTEMINAKALCYDDENTKKMLKIEDAEHPVAVQIFGSDPEFMGRAAQIMNEYPNEVLDINMGCPAPKVVKNGDGSALMKNPKLAEEVLKAVVKNSDKPVTLKIRKGWDDNSINAVEIAKIAEACGISALAIHGRTREQYYSGKADWDIIGEIKKNISIPVIGNGDVFTVEDARNILDKTNCDAIMIGRGAQGNPWIFKRINHYMQTGEILPEPTLEEKINTSIKHLDLAVKEHGEYVAVREMRKHIGWYLKGLKNSARVRDEINKIESHEEVVSKLREYMEDCLTLK is encoded by the coding sequence ATAAAAATAGGAAATTTAGAGCTTGAAAATAAAGTCTTTTTATCGCCAATGGCTGGTGTAACAGACTTACCATTTAGGCTTATATGTAAAGAACAAAACTGTGGAATGCTTTATACGGAAATGATAAATGCTAAGGCATTATGTTATGATGATGAGAATACTAAAAAAATGCTTAAAATAGAAGATGCAGAGCATCCAGTAGCAGTTCAAATATTTGGCTCAGACCCAGAGTTTATGGGAAGGGCTGCTCAAATAATGAATGAATACCCAAATGAAGTATTAGATATAAATATGGGATGTCCAGCACCTAAAGTTGTTAAAAATGGTGATGGATCAGCTCTTATGAAAAATCCTAAGCTCGCTGAAGAAGTTTTAAAGGCCGTAGTTAAAAATTCAGATAAGCCAGTAACTTTAAAAATAAGAAAAGGTTGGGACGACAATAGCATAAATGCAGTGGAGATAGCTAAAATAGCAGAAGCTTGTGGTATAAGTGCTTTAGCTATACATGGTAGAACTAGAGAACAATATTATTCTGGAAAAGCAGATTGGGATATAATAGGTGAAATAAAGAAAAATATAAGTATACCTGTCATAGGAAATGGAGATGTATTTACAGTAGAAGATGCTAGAAATATATTAGACAAAACAAATTGTGATGCTATAATGATAGGTAGAGGGGCTCAAGGTAACCCATGGATATTCAAGAGAATAAATCATTACATGCAAACTGGTGAGATATTACCAGAACCAACATTAGAAGAAAAGATAAACACTTCTATTAAACATTTAGATTTAGCGGTAAAAGAGCATGGAGAATATGTTGCTGTAAGAGAAATGAGAAAGCATATAGGTTGGTACCTAAAAGGACTTAAAAACTCTGCTAGAGTTAGAGATGAAATAAATAAGATAGAAAGCCATGAAGAAGTAGTATCTAAGCTACGTGAGTATATGGAAGACTGCTTGACATTGAAATAA
- a CDS encoding type III pantothenate kinase, with protein MLLVFDVGNTNMVLGIYKEKQLIKDWRINTDKEKTSDEYGMLISNLFKFDNIDINEIEDIIISSVVPNVMHSLENFCIKYCNINPKIVGPGIKTGLNIKYDNPKQVGADRIVNAVAGIEKYKYPLIIVDFGTATTFCAISDKGEYLGGTIAPGIKISSEALFQRASKLPRVELIKPGTTVCKNTVSAMQAGIVYGYVGLVDKIIEMMKKELDYENIKVVATGGLSTLIASETDSIDYVDKYLTLEGLRLIYEKNKE; from the coding sequence ATGCTTTTAGTATTTGATGTTGGAAATACCAATATGGTTTTAGGTATATATAAAGAAAAACAGTTAATAAAAGACTGGAGAATAAACACAGACAAAGAAAAGACGTCTGATGAATATGGAATGTTAATAAGTAACTTATTTAAATTTGATAATATAGATATAAATGAAATAGAGGATATAATAATATCTTCAGTTGTACCAAATGTAATGCATTCTCTTGAAAATTTTTGTATAAAATACTGTAACATAAATCCTAAGATAGTTGGTCCTGGGATAAAAACAGGATTGAATATAAAATACGACAATCCTAAGCAAGTAGGGGCAGATAGAATTGTAAATGCTGTTGCTGGTATAGAAAAGTACAAATATCCACTTATAATAGTTGATTTTGGAACAGCTACAACATTCTGTGCTATATCTGATAAAGGTGAATACTTAGGAGGTACTATAGCTCCAGGGATAAAGATATCAAGTGAAGCTTTATTCCAAAGAGCATCAAAACTTCCTAGAGTTGAACTTATAAAACCAGGAACTACAGTATGCAAAAATACTGTATCAGCTATGCAAGCTGGAATAGTTTATGGATATGTGGGATTAGTTGATAAGATAATAGAAATGATGAAAAAAGAACTTGATTATGAAAACATAAAAGTTGTTGCTACAGGAGGATTATCAACTCTTATAGCATCAGAAACAGATTCTATAGACTATGTAGATAAATACTTAACTTTAGAAGGATTAAGATTAATATACGAGAAGAACAAAGAATAG
- a CDS encoding ECF transporter S component: MNVQTKATKNVNVRKMAIIGVLSAVSIMMSMIPGIGYIPIGPTNATIMHVPVIIGSIIEGPIVGATVGFIFGLTSLIKALTQPTITSFAFINPLVSILPRVLIGILAYYIYEFAMKLTKKASISGLLAGGLGSIINTAGVLGMIYILYGARFAEVSGASASTAGTFIFTLAATNGIPEAIIGALVVSPVIMALKKVIKR, encoded by the coding sequence ATGAACGTGCAAACAAAAGCTACAAAAAATGTGAACGTAAGAAAGATGGCTATAATAGGTGTGCTTTCCGCAGTATCTATTATGATGTCAATGATACCAGGGATAGGGTATATACCTATAGGACCCACTAATGCAACTATAATGCATGTACCTGTTATCATAGGTTCAATTATAGAAGGTCCTATAGTTGGAGCTACAGTAGGGTTTATATTTGGTCTGACTAGCCTTATAAAGGCATTGACTCAACCTACGATAACATCTTTCGCATTTATTAATCCACTAGTGTCTATACTTCCAAGAGTGTTGATAGGAATACTAGCGTATTATATATATGAATTCGCCATGAAGTTAACTAAAAAAGCATCTATATCAGGATTATTAGCCGGAGGATTAGGTTCTATAATAAACACAGCAGGTGTTTTAGGCATGATTTATATCTTATATGGAGCTAGGTTTGCTGAAGTAAGTGGGGCAAGTGCTTCTACTGCAGGAACATTTATATTTACTCTTGCAGCAACAAATGGTATACCTGAAGCGATAATTGGAGCTTTAGTAGTATCACCTGTTATAATGGCCCTAAAAAAAGTCATCAAAAGGTAG
- a CDS encoding P1 family peptidase — MYNNILDVKGIKVGQVQDTEGLTGCTVVICEEGATCGVDVRGSAPGTRETDLLDPINMIQKVHAVVLSGGSAFGLESTCGVSKYLEEHNIGFDVGVAKVPIVVGAVLFDLIVGDPKCRPNIDMGYKACEVATDKELRQGNYGAGCGATVGKIRGPEYCMKGGIGSYSIELENGLVVSALVAVNAFGDVYEDGKLIAGVLDDSKKKNLSTYDILKEGFSKGGFSIDNTTIGVVITNAKLDKAGCKKVSQVAHNGYAKSIFPIHTPHDGDTIFTMATGEIESDITLVSSIATEVVEKSVINAIKNANSIKNIPSYKEIIGN, encoded by the coding sequence ATGTATAACAATATTTTAGATGTAAAAGGTATAAAAGTAGGTCAAGTTCAAGATACTGAAGGGTTAACAGGATGTACTGTTGTTATATGTGAAGAAGGTGCTACATGTGGAGTAGATGTTAGAGGTTCAGCGCCGGGTACAAGAGAAACTGATTTATTAGATCCTATAAATATGATACAAAAAGTACATGCAGTTGTTCTGTCTGGTGGCTCTGCATTTGGATTAGAATCTACATGTGGAGTAAGCAAATATTTGGAAGAACATAATATAGGGTTTGATGTTGGAGTAGCTAAAGTACCTATAGTAGTTGGAGCTGTATTATTTGATTTAATAGTAGGGGATCCAAAATGTAGACCAAATATAGATATGGGGTATAAGGCTTGTGAAGTTGCCACAGATAAAGAGTTAAGACAAGGTAATTATGGTGCAGGATGTGGAGCTACAGTAGGAAAGATAAGAGGACCAGAATACTGTATGAAAGGTGGAATAGGAAGCTATTCTATAGAATTAGAAAATGGATTAGTTGTATCTGCATTAGTTGCTGTAAATGCTTTTGGAGATGTGTATGAAGATGGGAAATTAATAGCTGGGGTTTTAGATGATAGTAAAAAGAAAAATCTTAGCACTTATGATATTTTGAAAGAAGGATTCTCAAAAGGTGGATTTAGCATAGATAACACTACTATAGGGGTAGTTATTACTAATGCTAAGCTGGATAAAGCAGGGTGCAAGAAAGTATCTCAAGTGGCACATAATGGTTATGCAAAATCTATATTCCCTATACATACACCTCATGATGGAGATACAATTTTCACAATGGCTACAGGGGAAATAGAGTCAGATATAACTTTAGTTAGTTCTATAGCTACAGAGGTTGTAGAAAAAAGTGTAATAAATGCAATAAAAAATGCAAATTCTATAAAGAATATACCTTCATATAAAGAAATAATAGGAAACTAA
- a CDS encoding biotin--[acetyl-CoA-carboxylase] ligase, which produces MRKKIIQEILDNKSKFISGEELSKKLGISRTAVWKHIKSLREEGYNIESVNKKGYRLIEKPDDLLTYDNIYHNLHTKILGKKIIHFDTIDSTNDYAKKIGNEESEGAVIISEEQTKGRGRLGRNWHSNSYEGIWMSIILKPNIVPYKAPFITLIAGASIVEALNKLGVNAKIKWPNDIILNEKKICGILTELSAEIERINHIVLGIGINVKTMEFSQEICDVATSLYKENYIVSRVDIVRNILLEFESLYLEYINNNSKEKVLDICRRHSAIIGKEIYTIRGEEKELVRCLDINEEGNLIIKRNDGSIKEIISGEISIRGIKGYV; this is translated from the coding sequence ATGAGAAAGAAGATAATACAAGAAATATTAGATAATAAAAGTAAATTTATTTCAGGGGAAGAATTATCTAAAAAATTAGGAATATCTAGAACAGCTGTTTGGAAACATATAAAATCTCTTAGAGAAGAGGGATATAATATTGAATCAGTAAACAAGAAAGGATATAGATTGATAGAAAAGCCTGATGATTTACTTACTTATGATAATATATACCATAATCTACATACTAAAATTTTAGGTAAGAAAATTATTCATTTCGACACAATTGATTCTACAAATGATTATGCTAAGAAGATAGGTAATGAAGAGTCTGAAGGTGCAGTTATTATAAGCGAAGAGCAAACAAAAGGTAGAGGTAGGCTAGGTAGGAATTGGCATTCTAATTCATATGAAGGAATATGGATGAGTATAATACTTAAACCAAATATAGTTCCATATAAGGCACCATTCATAACATTAATAGCAGGAGCAAGTATAGTGGAAGCTTTAAATAAGCTAGGTGTAAATGCTAAAATCAAATGGCCAAACGACATTATATTAAATGAAAAAAAAATATGTGGAATATTAACTGAACTATCTGCAGAAATAGAAAGAATTAATCATATTGTCTTAGGTATTGGAATAAATGTAAAAACTATGGAGTTTTCCCAGGAAATATGTGATGTAGCTACATCTCTATATAAGGAAAATTATATTGTATCTAGAGTCGATATAGTAAGGAATATATTATTAGAATTTGAAAGTCTGTATCTAGAGTATATAAATAATAATTCAAAAGAAAAAGTTTTAGATATTTGTAGAAGACATTCAGCTATAATTGGAAAGGAAATATACACCATAAGAGGCGAAGAAAAAGAATTAGTTAGATGTTTAGATATAAATGAAGAGGGAAATTTAATTATAAAGAGAAATGATGGTTCTATTAAAGAGATTATATCAGGAGAGATTTCTATAAGGGGGATTAAAGGATATGTATAA
- the ftsH gene encoding ATP-dependent zinc metalloprotease FtsH has translation MNKFFKGIGFYLLIFIIIVGIVQFSGKPTEKIENMQFSKVYRELEKGNVSRIHFVDGTAVEGTIKNSNVKFRSYVPKEVMGDKLANEILSQAMEGKLVFGGEPRPSTPWFVEMLPTLLLIFFMVIIWFVFMNQSQGGGGKVMNFGKSKAKVHKDDEKTRVTFKDVAGLNEEKEDLQEVVDFLKNPKKYIDLGARIPKGILMVGPPGTGKTYLSRAVAGEAGVPFFSISGSDFVEMFVGVGASRVRDLFEQAKKNAPAIIFIDEIDAVGRKRGAGLGGGHDEREQTLNQLLVEMDGFGVNQGIIIMAATNRPDILDPALLRPGRFDRQVVVGAPDVKGREAIFKVHSKNKPLADDVNIEVLAKRTPGFTPADIENLMNEAAILTARKREKKIQMETIEEAITKVIAGVAKKSRVISEPERRLTAYHEAGHAVCAHVLEHVSPVHQVTIVPRGRAGGFTMQLPVEDKFYATKNEMKENIVVLLGGRVAEELVLDDISTGASNDLERVASTARSMVTKYGMSSKLGPMAFGDQEDEVFLGNSFNSKKNYSEEIAYEIDKEVSRIVDEAYARTKKLLQDNMDSLEYIAQALLVHETLDAEQFIKAFDKELPLENNESKVDTTAITTEESEVKYNNLENTTNEDTTQNDIDNK, from the coding sequence TTGAATAAATTTTTCAAGGGAATAGGTTTCTACCTACTAATATTTATAATCATAGTAGGAATAGTACAGTTTTCAGGAAAACCTACTGAAAAGATAGAAAATATGCAGTTCTCTAAGGTATATAGAGAATTAGAAAAAGGAAATGTATCAAGAATACATTTTGTTGATGGGACTGCAGTAGAAGGAACTATAAAAAACTCTAACGTAAAGTTTAGGTCATATGTTCCAAAAGAAGTAATGGGAGATAAATTAGCTAATGAAATCTTAAGCCAAGCTATGGAAGGTAAATTAGTGTTTGGTGGAGAGCCAAGACCATCAACTCCTTGGTTTGTAGAAATGTTACCGACACTATTATTAATATTCTTCATGGTAATAATATGGTTTGTCTTCATGAATCAGTCTCAAGGCGGAGGCGGAAAGGTTATGAACTTCGGTAAGTCAAAAGCTAAAGTTCATAAAGATGACGAAAAAACTAGAGTTACATTTAAAGATGTAGCAGGTTTAAATGAAGAAAAAGAAGATTTACAAGAAGTTGTAGACTTCTTGAAAAACCCTAAAAAGTATATTGATTTAGGAGCAAGAATACCAAAAGGTATACTTATGGTAGGTCCTCCGGGTACAGGTAAGACTTACTTATCAAGAGCAGTTGCAGGAGAAGCAGGAGTTCCATTCTTTAGTATAAGTGGTTCTGACTTCGTTGAAATGTTTGTTGGGGTAGGGGCATCTAGAGTTAGAGACCTATTTGAACAAGCTAAAAAGAATGCACCAGCTATAATATTTATAGACGAAATAGATGCTGTTGGTAGAAAAAGAGGAGCAGGTCTTGGTGGAGGTCATGATGAGAGAGAACAAACACTTAACCAACTTCTAGTTGAAATGGATGGTTTTGGTGTTAATCAAGGAATCATAATAATGGCTGCAACTAATAGACCAGATATACTTGATCCAGCATTACTTAGACCAGGAAGATTTGATAGACAGGTAGTTGTAGGAGCACCAGATGTTAAAGGTAGAGAAGCTATATTTAAGGTTCATTCTAAGAATAAGCCATTAGCAGATGATGTTAATATTGAAGTTTTAGCTAAGAGAACACCTGGATTTACTCCAGCAGATATAGAGAACTTAATGAATGAGGCTGCTATATTAACAGCTAGAAAAAGAGAAAAGAAAATCCAAATGGAAACAATAGAAGAAGCTATAACAAAAGTTATAGCAGGTGTTGCTAAGAAGTCTAGAGTAATAAGTGAACCTGAAAGAAGACTTACAGCATATCATGAAGCAGGTCATGCCGTTTGTGCGCATGTACTTGAACATGTAAGCCCAGTTCATCAAGTTACAATAGTACCAAGAGGAAGAGCAGGAGGATTTACTATGCAACTTCCTGTTGAAGATAAATTCTATGCAACGAAGAATGAAATGAAAGAAAACATAGTTGTCTTACTAGGTGGTAGAGTTGCTGAAGAATTAGTTTTAGATGATATATCTACGGGAGCATCAAATGACTTAGAAAGAGTAGCATCTACAGCTAGAAGTATGGTTACTAAATATGGAATGAGTTCAAAGCTTGGACCTATGGCATTTGGTGATCAAGAGGATGAGGTATTCCTAGGAAATAGCTTCAATTCTAAAAAGAATTACTCAGAAGAAATAGCTTATGAAATAGATAAGGAAGTAAGCAGAATAGTTGATGAAGCTTATGCTAGAACTAAAAAATTACTACAAGATAATATGGATAGTTTAGAGTATATAGCTCAAGCATTATTAGTACATGAAACTTTAGATGCAGAGCAATTTATAAAAGCTTTTGATAAAGAATTGCCTTTAGAAAATAATGAATCTAAAGTTGATACAACTGCTATAACAACAGAAGAGTCTGAAGTAAAATATAATAACCTAGAAAATACTACAAATGAAGACACTACTCAAAATGATATAGATAACAAGTAG